One region of Synechococcus sp. UW69 genomic DNA includes:
- the cobJ gene encoding precorrin-3B C(17)-methyltransferase, with amino-acid sequence MPLLERLLLRGHIDRIKAADQNINTALDEHWMAQNVVLIVGAVGAVTRLIAPRIQSKEQDPAVLVLDPKGDFIIPLLGGHSAGAEQRAREIAMDLGGQAVITGACAHEGRLPLDAFGEGWGWRRRGSVAGWRTLMVRQAQGFSISIHQNSGCSAWQCPESQHLLEKVSSEAADLVIGARLQGDCQWHPATLWIGIGCERNTSLSLVEKAITEALATAGLAKEAVAGIASAERKSDEPALQQLSQTRAWPFRTFAEQTLASIDVPNPSEVVRREMGTASVSEAAALLAAGDKGVLIQPKQISHPAPGEQGAVTVAIAEAPLPHAPGRGELHLVGSGPGDLSLLSGDAKSALSRCCAWVGYSLYLDLLEPLRRADQIRFDGQLTREWDRCAEALRLAQQGAKVALISSGDSGIYGMAGLALELLLQQPEQDRPSFTVHPGISAFQLAAARAGAPLMHDFCSVSLSDRLTPWNVIEKRLEAAASGDFVVALYNPRSKGRDWQLGKAREILLRHRPPTTPVMLARQLGRAEESRQLTCLERLEPESVDMLTLVLIGNSSSRAEDGWMVTPRGYPGASLQ; translated from the coding sequence ATGCCGCTCTTGGAGCGATTGCTGCTGCGCGGCCACATTGACCGGATCAAGGCGGCCGATCAAAACATCAATACTGCTCTTGATGAGCACTGGATGGCGCAGAACGTCGTGCTGATTGTGGGTGCCGTGGGCGCGGTGACACGCCTTATCGCACCGCGGATCCAAAGCAAGGAGCAGGATCCGGCCGTTCTGGTTCTCGACCCGAAAGGGGATTTCATCATCCCGCTGCTGGGAGGCCATTCCGCAGGTGCTGAACAACGCGCGCGGGAGATCGCCATGGATCTGGGAGGGCAGGCCGTGATCACTGGCGCCTGCGCCCATGAAGGACGTCTCCCCCTGGATGCCTTTGGTGAAGGCTGGGGCTGGAGACGCAGGGGGTCGGTGGCGGGTTGGCGCACTCTGATGGTGCGGCAAGCCCAGGGATTCAGCATCAGCATTCACCAGAACAGTGGATGTTCCGCCTGGCAATGCCCCGAAAGCCAGCACTTGCTCGAAAAAGTGTCGTCAGAGGCCGCTGACCTTGTGATCGGAGCGCGCCTTCAGGGTGATTGCCAATGGCATCCAGCAACGCTCTGGATCGGCATCGGCTGCGAGCGCAACACCAGTCTGTCCTTGGTCGAAAAGGCCATTACCGAGGCTTTAGCAACAGCCGGGCTGGCGAAGGAGGCTGTCGCCGGCATCGCCAGCGCAGAGAGGAAATCCGATGAACCAGCCTTGCAACAACTGAGCCAGACCAGGGCATGGCCGTTCCGAACCTTTGCAGAGCAGACGCTGGCCTCCATTGACGTGCCGAACCCCTCCGAGGTCGTGCGCAGGGAAATGGGAACAGCTTCAGTGTCAGAAGCAGCGGCGTTGCTGGCGGCAGGCGACAAAGGTGTTCTGATCCAGCCAAAGCAAATCAGCCATCCCGCGCCGGGAGAACAGGGCGCGGTCACGGTGGCCATTGCCGAAGCTCCACTACCCCACGCACCGGGTCGGGGAGAACTACACCTCGTCGGCAGTGGTCCCGGAGATCTATCCCTGCTCAGCGGAGACGCCAAATCGGCCCTGTCGCGATGCTGCGCCTGGGTCGGCTACAGCCTCTACCTCGATCTGCTGGAGCCCCTGCGGCGGGCGGATCAAATTCGGTTCGACGGTCAGCTCACCCGGGAATGGGACCGCTGTGCCGAAGCACTGCGCTTGGCACAACAGGGCGCCAAGGTTGCTCTCATCTCCTCTGGAGATAGCGGGATCTATGGAATGGCGGGATTAGCTCTGGAGCTGCTGCTTCAGCAACCCGAGCAGGACCGACCGAGCTTCACGGTGCATCCCGGAATTTCAGCATTCCAGCTGGCCGCTGCCAGAGCGGGAGCGCCACTCATGCATGACTTCTGCAGCGTGAGCCTCAGCGATCGCCTTACACCCTGGAACGTGATCGAGAAGCGACTAGAGGCCGCTGCATCAGGAGATTTTGTTGTTGCGCTCTACAACCCACGCTCTAAAGGACGGGATTGGCAACTCGGGAAAGCCAGAGAGATCCTGCTGAGACACCGCCCCCCAACAACCCCGGTAATGCTGGCTCGGCAGCTGGGCCGCGCAGAAGAATCTCGTCAGCTGACGTGCCTTGAACGCTTAGAGCCTGAATCAGTGGACATGCTCACCTTGGTTCTGATCGGGAACAGCAGCAGCCGAGCAGAGGATGGCTGGATGGTGACGCCGCGGGGGTACCCCGGGGCGAGCCTCCAATGA
- the psaA gene encoding photosystem I core protein PsaA, which translates to MTISPPERGSDAKSQVEKVDNPATFELFGKPGHFDRALAKGPKTTTWVWNLHANAHDFDAHTSDLQEVSRRIFSAHFGHLAVIFIWLSGAFFHGARFSNYSGWLADPTHVKPSAQQVWAVFGQDILNGDMGAGFQGIQITSGLFQMWRAWGITSETQLMALAIGALVMAGLMLNAGVFHYHKAAPKLEWFQNVESMLNHHLAGLLGLGSLSWAGHLIHVSAPVTKLMDAIDAGQPLVLNGKTIASAADIPLPHEFFNQDLLAQLYPGFSAGVGAFFSGNWAAYSDFLTFKGGLNPVTGSLWMTDIAHHHVAIAVMFIVAGHMYRTNWGIGHSIKEIHEGQKGDPLLFPATNGHDGLYEFMTTSWHAQLAVNLAIGGSVSIIVAQHMYAMPPYPYQAIDYPTQIGLFTHHIWIGGFLIVGAGAHAAIAMVRDYDPAKHIDNVLDRVLKARDAIISHLNWVCIWLGAHSFGLYVHNDTMRALGRPQDMFSDSAISIQPIFAQWIQNVHAAAAGSTAPNALAGVSEVFNGSVVAVGGKVAAAPMPLGTADFMVHHIHAFTIHVTVLILLKGVLYARSSRLIPDKANLGFRFSCDGPGRGGTCQVSAWDHVFLGLFWMYNSLSVVIFHFSWKMQSDIWGTVNADGSVAHITNGNFAQSAITINGWLRDFLWAQAVQVINSYGSNTAAYGIMFLGAHFVFAFSLMFLFSGRGYWQELIESIVWAHNKLKVAPAIQPRALSIIQGRAVGVAHYLLGGIATTWAFFHAHILVVG; encoded by the coding sequence ATGACCATCAGCCCACCAGAGCGTGGGAGTGACGCGAAGAGCCAGGTCGAGAAGGTTGACAATCCTGCAACCTTTGAATTGTTCGGTAAGCCCGGACATTTCGACCGCGCCCTCGCGAAAGGTCCCAAAACCACCACCTGGGTTTGGAACCTTCACGCCAACGCTCACGACTTCGACGCTCACACGAGCGACCTGCAAGAGGTCTCTCGGCGGATTTTCTCCGCGCATTTCGGCCACCTGGCCGTCATCTTCATCTGGCTCAGCGGTGCCTTCTTCCACGGCGCACGCTTCTCCAACTATTCCGGTTGGCTTGCCGACCCCACCCATGTGAAGCCAAGCGCCCAGCAAGTCTGGGCTGTCTTTGGCCAAGACATCCTCAATGGAGACATGGGTGCCGGGTTCCAAGGCATCCAAATCACCTCAGGCCTCTTCCAGATGTGGCGGGCCTGGGGCATCACCAGTGAAACCCAGCTCATGGCTTTGGCCATCGGTGCTCTGGTGATGGCCGGCCTGATGCTCAACGCTGGTGTTTTCCACTACCACAAGGCAGCGCCAAAGCTGGAGTGGTTCCAGAACGTTGAGTCGATGCTGAACCACCACCTGGCAGGTCTGCTGGGTCTCGGTTCACTGTCATGGGCAGGCCACCTGATCCACGTCTCGGCGCCTGTCACCAAGTTGATGGATGCCATTGATGCCGGCCAGCCGCTGGTTCTCAACGGCAAGACCATCGCTTCGGCTGCAGACATTCCGCTGCCGCACGAATTCTTCAACCAGGATCTGCTGGCTCAGCTGTACCCCGGCTTCAGTGCCGGTGTCGGTGCCTTCTTCTCCGGTAACTGGGCTGCCTACAGCGATTTCCTCACCTTCAAAGGTGGTCTAAATCCTGTGACTGGAAGCCTTTGGATGACGGATATCGCCCATCACCATGTGGCGATCGCCGTGATGTTCATCGTTGCCGGTCACATGTACCGGACCAACTGGGGCATCGGTCACTCCATCAAGGAGATCCACGAAGGCCAGAAGGGCGATCCCCTGCTGTTCCCTGCCACCAATGGTCACGACGGACTCTATGAGTTCATGACCACCTCCTGGCATGCCCAGCTGGCGGTCAATCTGGCCATCGGCGGCTCGGTGAGCATCATCGTCGCTCAGCACATGTACGCGATGCCTCCGTATCCGTACCAAGCGATCGACTATCCGACCCAGATTGGTCTCTTCACACACCACATTTGGATCGGCGGTTTCCTGATCGTTGGCGCCGGCGCTCACGCTGCCATTGCCATGGTGCGCGACTACGACCCCGCGAAGCACATCGACAACGTGCTCGATCGGGTGCTCAAGGCTCGCGACGCGATCATTAGTCACCTCAACTGGGTCTGCATCTGGCTCGGAGCCCACAGCTTCGGCCTGTATGTCCATAACGACACCATGCGTGCCTTGGGTCGTCCCCAGGACATGTTCAGCGATTCGGCTATCTCGATTCAGCCGATTTTTGCTCAGTGGATTCAGAACGTGCACGCCGCAGCTGCCGGTAGCACTGCTCCTAACGCCCTCGCGGGTGTGAGTGAAGTGTTCAACGGCTCTGTGGTCGCCGTGGGCGGCAAGGTCGCCGCGGCTCCCATGCCGCTCGGCACTGCCGACTTCATGGTCCACCACATTCACGCCTTCACGATTCACGTGACGGTGCTGATCCTGCTGAAGGGTGTTCTTTACGCCCGCAGCTCTCGCCTTATTCCTGATAAGGCCAACCTGGGCTTCCGCTTCTCCTGCGATGGCCCCGGTCGTGGTGGCACATGCCAGGTCTCCGCTTGGGACCATGTGTTCCTGGGCCTGTTCTGGATGTACAACTCCCTGTCGGTTGTGATCTTCCACTTCTCTTGGAAGATGCAGAGCGACATCTGGGGAACGGTGAATGCCGACGGTTCCGTCGCGCACATCACCAATGGCAACTTTGCTCAAAGTGCCATCACCATCAATGGCTGGCTGCGTGACTTCCTGTGGGCTCAGGCCGTTCAGGTGATCAACAGCTATGGCTCGAACACGGCTGCCTACGGAATCATGTTCCTCGGCGCTCACTTCGTGTTCGCCTTCAGCCTGATGTTCTTGTTCAGTGGCCGCGGCTACTGGCAGGAGCTGATCGAGTCCATCGTTTGGGCTCACAACAAGCTGAAGGTGGCTCCCGCCATCCAGCCCCGTGCTCTTTCCATCATCCAAGGCCGTGCCGTGGGTGTTGCCCATTACCTCTTGGGCGGAATTGCGACCACGTGGGCCTTCTTCCACGCCCACATTCTTGTGGTCGGTTGA
- the gltB gene encoding glutamate synthase large subunit, whose amino-acid sequence MTEAIRSAVWPYCDSPAPEVVAGEKDACGVGFLAQLQGQASHWVLEQALRGLGCMEHRGGCGGDGDSGDGAGVLCQIPWTYLKAVWPEAGAARGLGMMFMPTDATRRAEVRGLCDDEAKALGLQPLGWRIVPVDSAVLGPLARATAPVIEQWVLNGDADDAGFDGQLLRLRRRIGARVRAALGAEVAQEVYVASLSSRTVVYKGMVRSEVLAQYYADLQDPRFAVSFAVYHRRFSTNTLPRWPLAQPMRLLGHNGEINTLLGNLNWAKASEASLENVWGDAADDLIPVVNPAFSDSANLDATLELMVRSGRSITDSLITLVPEAFRNQPDLDSRPDVMAMYEFNAGIQEPWDGPALLVFADGKRVGATLDRNGLRPARWCTTEDGFVIMGSETGVVDLSGKTIVQKGRLGPGQMVAVDLERGELLDNWSVKEDAACRFPYADWLQQHRRGVEPQPWTQNRQVGELDLLRLQTAMGFTAEDFDLIIEDMAALGKEPTYCMGDDIPLAVLSDKPHLLYDYFKQRFAQVTNPPIDPLREKLVMSLEMHLGERRPALKPQPEAASVIHLETPVLNEAELAAISQQGLPVQTVSTQVAVESCAGGLQKAIDALCSLAEQAVRAGAQVLVLSDRVDSTGAAAQLTPTTVAMPALLAVGAVHHHLLRQKLRLQCSLVVDTAQCWSTHHMACLIGYGASAVCPWLTWETTRHWLEHPKTKKRIEQGKLPALDADQAQANVRLSLENGLRKILSKIGISLLASYHGAQIFEAIGLGADVVETAFTGTTSRVAGMTLSELANETLSMHAKAFPELNRSKLEFMGFVQYRSGAEYHRNNPELSKALHKAVAQGPGYDHFSTYQALLENRPVMALRDLLEFKLAPTPVPLDQVESVESICTRFCTGGMSLGALSREAHEVLAVAMNRIGGKSNSGEGGEDPARFQILKDVDGEGRSAAFPSIGGLRNGDTACSAIKQVASGRFGVTAEYLRSGKQLEIKVAQGAKPGEGGQLPGPKVDKYIAWLRNSKPGVALISPPPHHDIYSIEDLAQLIHDLHQVHPAAPVSVKLVAEIGIGTIAAGVAKANADVIQISGHDGGTGASPLSSIKHAGSPWELGLTEVHRSLVENGLRDRVLLRADGGLKTGWDVMIAALLGAEEYGFGSIAMIAEGCVMARVCHTNNCPVGVATQKENLRKRFNGVPEHVVNFFWYVAEEVRQLMSLLGVTRLEELIGRMDLLKARSVDLAKTNCVDLSGLIAPISGAADRSWLRHSDQAHGNGLILEDQLLADVDLMAALENHGAVSRSIEIINTDRSVCARLAGEIAQRHGNRGFNGQLDLTFRGAAGQSFGAFLVQGMQVRLEGEANDYVGKGMNSGRITLVPSDGSASPGDQVILGNTCLYGATGGELFAHGRAGERFGVRNSGARTVVEGAGDHCCEYMTGGVVVVLGSTGRNIGAGMTGGVAFLLDEEGRVAPRVNPEIVEVCTITTHEQETLLKGLLQQHVDLTGSEKAADLLAHWSAAKHRFKVLVPPSEREPMGLAVKQAVAA is encoded by the coding sequence ATGACTGAAGCCATCCGTTCCGCTGTCTGGCCTTACTGCGACAGCCCTGCGCCCGAGGTTGTTGCGGGTGAGAAGGATGCTTGTGGCGTTGGCTTTTTGGCCCAGCTCCAGGGACAGGCCAGCCATTGGGTGTTGGAACAGGCCCTGCGTGGTTTGGGATGCATGGAGCACCGAGGCGGTTGTGGGGGAGATGGAGACTCCGGCGATGGCGCAGGGGTGTTGTGTCAAATCCCCTGGACGTACCTAAAAGCCGTCTGGCCTGAGGCGGGTGCAGCGCGGGGCCTCGGGATGATGTTCATGCCGACCGATGCCACCCGTCGTGCCGAGGTCCGAGGCCTCTGTGATGACGAGGCCAAGGCGCTCGGCTTGCAACCGCTTGGTTGGCGAATTGTTCCTGTGGACTCTGCGGTGCTTGGCCCCCTGGCCCGCGCCACCGCTCCCGTCATTGAGCAGTGGGTGCTCAACGGCGATGCGGACGACGCAGGGTTTGATGGGCAGCTTCTCCGCTTGCGGCGGCGGATTGGCGCCCGTGTGCGGGCTGCCCTTGGCGCCGAGGTGGCCCAGGAGGTTTATGTCGCTTCCCTGAGCAGCCGGACGGTTGTCTACAAGGGCATGGTCCGGTCCGAGGTTCTGGCGCAGTACTACGCCGATCTGCAGGATCCACGTTTTGCGGTGAGTTTTGCGGTCTATCACCGTCGCTTCAGCACGAACACCTTGCCCCGTTGGCCTCTGGCGCAGCCGATGCGGCTTTTGGGTCATAACGGTGAGATCAACACGCTGCTGGGAAATCTCAACTGGGCCAAGGCGTCAGAAGCCAGCCTCGAGAACGTTTGGGGAGATGCTGCAGACGACCTGATCCCAGTGGTAAACCCTGCGTTCAGTGATTCCGCCAATCTTGACGCCACCCTGGAGCTGATGGTGCGCAGTGGGCGGTCGATCACCGACAGCCTGATCACGCTCGTTCCGGAAGCCTTCCGCAATCAGCCCGACCTCGACAGCCGTCCCGATGTGATGGCGATGTATGAATTCAACGCGGGAATTCAGGAGCCATGGGATGGCCCAGCCCTGCTGGTCTTTGCTGACGGCAAGCGGGTGGGTGCCACGCTCGACCGCAATGGGTTGCGCCCGGCGCGTTGGTGCACCACCGAAGACGGCTTCGTGATCATGGGGTCTGAGACCGGCGTGGTCGACCTCAGCGGCAAGACGATTGTTCAGAAAGGACGTCTTGGCCCCGGCCAGATGGTGGCCGTTGATCTGGAACGCGGTGAGTTGCTCGACAACTGGTCGGTTAAGGAAGACGCGGCATGTCGATTCCCCTATGCCGATTGGTTGCAGCAGCATCGCCGCGGTGTGGAACCCCAGCCTTGGACTCAAAACCGACAGGTGGGTGAACTCGACCTGCTGCGGTTGCAGACCGCCATGGGCTTCACCGCTGAAGACTTCGATTTGATCATTGAAGACATGGCGGCCCTCGGCAAGGAGCCGACTTACTGCATGGGGGATGACATTCCCCTGGCGGTGCTTTCCGATAAGCCGCACCTGCTCTACGACTATTTCAAGCAGCGCTTCGCCCAGGTCACCAACCCACCGATTGATCCCTTGAGGGAAAAGCTGGTGATGAGCCTTGAGATGCATCTGGGTGAACGCCGGCCGGCCCTGAAGCCCCAGCCGGAAGCGGCTTCAGTGATCCACCTCGAGACTCCTGTTTTGAATGAGGCGGAACTAGCGGCAATCAGTCAGCAAGGTTTGCCCGTCCAGACCGTGTCCACCCAGGTGGCAGTTGAGTCCTGCGCGGGAGGCCTTCAGAAGGCCATTGATGCGCTTTGCAGCCTTGCGGAACAGGCGGTGCGTGCTGGTGCGCAGGTGCTGGTGCTCTCCGATCGGGTCGACAGCACGGGGGCGGCGGCACAGCTGACGCCCACGACGGTGGCAATGCCGGCCTTGCTGGCCGTGGGTGCTGTTCACCACCATCTGTTGCGCCAGAAGTTGCGTCTGCAGTGCTCTCTTGTGGTCGATACCGCCCAGTGCTGGAGCACCCATCACATGGCGTGTCTGATCGGCTACGGCGCCAGTGCCGTCTGCCCTTGGCTCACCTGGGAGACAACGCGCCACTGGCTGGAGCATCCCAAGACCAAGAAGCGGATCGAACAGGGCAAGTTGCCAGCCCTGGATGCCGATCAGGCGCAGGCCAATGTGCGTTTGTCGCTGGAGAACGGTCTCCGGAAGATCCTCTCCAAAATTGGAATCTCCTTGCTTGCCAGCTATCACGGCGCCCAGATCTTTGAAGCGATTGGACTAGGTGCGGATGTGGTGGAGACCGCCTTCACCGGGACGACGAGCCGTGTTGCAGGCATGACGCTCTCCGAGTTGGCGAATGAAACGCTCTCGATGCATGCCAAGGCCTTCCCCGAGCTCAACCGCAGCAAGCTCGAGTTCATGGGCTTTGTTCAGTACCGCAGTGGTGCTGAATACCACCGCAATAACCCCGAGCTTTCCAAGGCGCTGCACAAGGCAGTGGCCCAGGGCCCTGGTTATGACCACTTCTCCACCTACCAGGCGCTCTTGGAGAACCGCCCGGTGATGGCCCTGCGTGACCTGTTGGAGTTCAAGCTGGCGCCCACCCCGGTGCCCCTCGACCAGGTGGAGAGCGTGGAGAGCATCTGCACCCGCTTCTGTACGGGGGGGATGAGCCTCGGTGCGTTGTCCCGGGAAGCCCATGAAGTGCTGGCCGTGGCGATGAATCGCATCGGTGGCAAGAGCAACAGCGGTGAAGGTGGTGAAGACCCCGCACGCTTCCAGATCCTCAAGGATGTGGATGGGGAAGGACGGTCCGCCGCATTCCCAAGCATCGGCGGGCTTCGCAATGGCGACACCGCTTGTTCGGCGATCAAGCAGGTTGCTTCAGGGCGTTTCGGTGTGACGGCTGAATACCTGCGCAGTGGCAAACAACTGGAGATCAAGGTGGCCCAGGGGGCCAAGCCCGGTGAAGGGGGCCAACTGCCTGGGCCGAAGGTCGACAAGTACATCGCCTGGCTGCGCAACAGCAAGCCAGGAGTGGCCTTGATTTCGCCGCCGCCTCACCACGACATCTATTCCATTGAGGACCTGGCGCAGTTGATTCATGACCTGCACCAGGTGCATCCTGCTGCTCCTGTGAGCGTGAAGCTGGTGGCCGAGATCGGCATTGGCACCATCGCTGCGGGCGTGGCGAAGGCCAACGCGGATGTGATCCAGATCTCGGGTCACGACGGGGGCACGGGCGCATCTCCCCTGAGTTCGATTAAGCACGCCGGCAGTCCATGGGAACTGGGCCTGACCGAGGTGCATCGCTCTCTGGTGGAAAACGGTCTGCGCGATCGGGTCCTGCTGCGTGCTGATGGAGGTCTGAAAACCGGCTGGGACGTCATGATCGCTGCCCTGCTCGGCGCGGAAGAGTACGGGTTCGGGTCGATCGCCATGATCGCTGAGGGCTGCGTCATGGCTCGTGTCTGCCACACCAACAATTGCCCTGTCGGGGTCGCCACGCAGAAGGAGAACCTGCGCAAGCGCTTCAACGGTGTACCTGAGCACGTCGTCAACTTTTTCTGGTATGTAGCCGAGGAAGTGCGGCAGCTGATGAGTCTGCTCGGCGTTACCCGCCTGGAAGAGCTGATTGGCCGTATGGATCTTCTCAAGGCTCGTTCCGTCGATCTGGCCAAGACAAACTGTGTGGATCTATCTGGCTTAATCGCTCCGATCAGTGGCGCTGCGGATCGGTCCTGGCTTCGTCACAGTGATCAGGCTCACGGCAATGGTCTGATTCTTGAGGATCAGCTGCTCGCCGATGTTGACCTCATGGCAGCGTTGGAGAACCACGGTGCCGTCAGCCGCAGCATCGAGATCATCAATACCGATCGCAGTGTCTGTGCACGTCTGGCTGGTGAAATTGCCCAGCGTCATGGCAACCGCGGATTCAATGGACAGCTCGATCTGACGTTCCGTGGTGCCGCGGGCCAGAGCTTTGGGGCTTTCCTGGTGCAGGGCATGCAGGTTCGTCTTGAGGGTGAAGCCAACGACTACGTCGGCAAGGGCATGAACAGTGGTCGCATCACCCTGGTGCCTTCTGACGGTTCTGCCTCTCCAGGGGATCAGGTGATCCTTGGCAACACCTGTCTCTATGGGGCCACCGGTGGTGAGCTGTTTGCTCATGGTCGAGCTGGCGAGCGCTTCGGCGTTCGCAACAGTGGAGCCCGCACCGTGGTGGAAGGCGCTGGTGACCACTGCTGTGAGTACATGACCGGTGGTGTGGTGGTTGTCCTCGGAAGCACCGGCCGCAATATCGGTGCTGGCATGACCGGTGGTGTGGCCTTCTTGCTGGATGAGGAGGGCCGTGTCGCGCCTCGGGTGAACCCGGAGATTGTTGAGGTCTGTACCATCACCACCCATGAGCAGGAGACGCTGCTGAAGGGCCTGCTGCAACAGCATGTGGATCTAACGGGCAGCGAAAAGGCTGCCGATCTCTTGGCCCACTGGTCTGCGGCGAAGCATCGCTTCAAGGTGTTGGTCCCACCAAGCGAGCGGGAACCCATGGGATTGGCCGTTAAGCAGGCTGTGGCCGCCTAG
- the lipA gene encoding lipoyl synthase: protein MLKPEWLRVKAPQRERIGAVADLLLDLNLNTVCQEASCPNIGECFAGGTATFLIMGPGCTRACPYCDIDFDKSVRELDPTEPQRLGEAVARLGLKHVVITSVNRDDLADGGASQFVACIEQVKKRSPLTTIELLIPDFCGNWDALASVMGAAPHVLNHNIETVPRMYRLARPQGIYQRSLELLQRVRDQWPKAYSKSGLMVGLGETDEEVIQTLRDLRQHKVDIVTIGQYLSPGPKHLTVDRFVTPAQFDTYRRVGEEELGFLQVVSSPLTRSSYHAGEVQRLMTSHPR, encoded by the coding sequence GTGCTCAAGCCGGAGTGGTTGCGCGTTAAGGCTCCGCAGCGCGAACGGATCGGCGCCGTGGCCGACCTGCTACTGGACTTGAACCTGAACACGGTCTGCCAGGAAGCGAGCTGCCCCAACATCGGGGAATGCTTCGCAGGCGGCACAGCCACGTTTCTGATCATGGGGCCTGGCTGCACCCGCGCATGCCCCTACTGCGACATCGACTTCGACAAGAGCGTGCGCGAGCTGGATCCGACGGAACCGCAACGGCTCGGCGAAGCGGTAGCCCGTCTGGGCCTGAAACATGTGGTGATCACCTCCGTGAACCGTGATGATCTCGCTGATGGCGGCGCCTCCCAGTTCGTGGCCTGCATTGAACAGGTCAAAAAGCGCTCACCGCTCACAACAATCGAGCTGCTGATTCCTGACTTCTGTGGCAACTGGGACGCTTTGGCAAGCGTGATGGGAGCTGCACCCCATGTGCTGAACCACAACATCGAGACGGTTCCGCGGATGTACCGCCTGGCTCGGCCCCAGGGCATCTACCAACGCTCCCTGGAGCTGCTGCAGCGTGTGCGTGACCAATGGCCCAAGGCTTACAGCAAGTCAGGCCTGATGGTCGGGCTCGGTGAAACCGATGAGGAGGTGATCCAAACGCTCCGGGATCTGCGCCAGCACAAGGTCGACATCGTCACCATCGGCCAATACCTCTCTCCAGGTCCGAAACATCTGACCGTCGACCGCTTTGTGACTCCTGCTCAGTTCGACACCTACAGAAGAGTCGGCGAAGAGGAACTGGGCTTCCTCCAGGTCGTCAGCTCACCACTCACCCGCAGCAGCTACCACGCCGGTGAGGTGCAGCGGCTTATGACCAGCCACCCCCGCTGA
- a CDS encoding YciI family protein — translation MAWFVKTETFTAVAAALPVEQRRPTLEAHRHWVVQEAAAGRRLQSGYLVDDNRRPGGGGLLMFEASSYAEARAWVQNDPMIRAGLVDWQLHEWIPVSGGGWS, via the coding sequence GTGGCCTGGTTCGTCAAGACCGAAACCTTCACGGCCGTCGCCGCCGCTCTGCCCGTCGAGCAGCGGCGGCCCACCTTGGAGGCTCACCGCCACTGGGTTGTGCAGGAAGCAGCTGCAGGACGACGTCTTCAGAGCGGTTACCTGGTTGATGACAACCGGCGGCCTGGTGGCGGGGGATTGCTGATGTTTGAAGCTTCGTCCTACGCCGAAGCTCGGGCGTGGGTGCAGAACGACCCGATGATTCGCGCCGGTCTGGTGGACTGGCAGTTGCACGAATGGATCCCCGTCAGCGGGGGTGGCTGGTCATAA